AGACTGCACCCAGAACATTGGCAGGGGGAGAAGATCCCCCTGCATTTTGCTACAACTGCAGCACAGCCCCATTGTCACCTCTTCAGCCGCTGAGCCAAAAAGGGGCTTCATGGGGAGATGTGTTTCTGATGCTGTTCCCTGCAAGAGAACAATGTTTGCCCTCATGCAGAAGGAaccacaggaagctgccttatcctgagccAGACCATTCTCTACCAAGGTCAGTGCAGTTTACTCTGaccagcagctgctctccaaggtctcaggcagaggccctcCCTAACATAGGGCCTGATTCTGTTAAGAAACTAGGGGTTCTCCGTGCAAAGGTTCCGACACTGAGCCACAGCCGGAGCAAAAGAACAGAGGCGTGATGGTAACTGGGCCCATCACCCGTGCAGCTACCTCTAAGCTGAAACACCCGTTAGGCAAAGGTGGAGAAGAGTCCAATTCTATAGCTGCTGGTGCCACAGATTCTGCACAAAACAGCATGAGGGGCAAGGTTAATATCGCTGGCTGGAAATGGGATCACGTGTCATTggtccttccccccttttttggatGTAGTTATGAGAGGTCCACAGGAGCTAACACCAAGTAGGATCTGCCAAGATGTAATAAACATGGTGGCATGGAATAGGACGGGACTATGACGTTGATTCCCACTGTTCAGGCACAAAAAGAAGGAGGGCTACCCAAGGCCTATTGCTTTAGTAATTCCGGACACAGGAGAATCAACCACCCTCCCCTTTTACCTCCTGCCACCGTCGGGGGCGGAGGGGGGCACTGGATTCAACAGCACAATATGAACCCTGCAGCTAAGCCAGAATTCAGGAGGAAATTCCCTATGTTGTAGAGGCACGGCTGTCCAAGCATGCATAAACTACAACTCGAGTTGTGGGATGCAAAATCCAAGGAGGTTGCTTCTACCTGTGTGGAAGGGGGTGTTGCCTGCAGACAAGACAAAGGCTCAAAAGCAGCATAATGTTTCACGTTGGTCCCCAAGAGAGAAAAGTGCTTTGCTCCTCTACCACCGTTCCCAGCCAACAGGGCCCTGGTTAGGACCGCAGAGCCCCTCGTGCTGAGTCCTTTTGAGAGTACAGAAGGGAAGGAAACACACCAACAGCCCCCCAGGTCTCAAAAGGCAAGAGGGGAGCCTGGGCAGTCTATCCTGGAAAAGAGAAGTCACCATCTTGGTTAGGACgcctgaatttctttttttaagttaacTGGATGAAAATGATAAATAATGCTTTCTGGAAAGTGTTCTCTTAAATAAAAGGCAATCCTTCAAGGCGTCGGTCCTGGTGGGTTCCAGGAAGTCTGCACGGGGTCACTGCCATCCCATCGCCCTTGTGAACGTCCTTTCCTTCTCCTTTAGGTGCAGCAAGGGTTATCGATGACCAGCATGACGTCAATGCCGTAGACTTCCAGCAGGTCCATGAGGAAGCTACGGTCTCCCTGGGGGTCCAAGCCCATCCCTCGGGCATGGTCAGCTGTCAAGGTCTTGTCCTGGCTGGCTGAAACCTCCATCAGGGTCTGAAATATTCGGTTGTTCTGCTCCATGAAAAACCTGTAGATAGAACGGGAAGTGGAAGTATGTGAGGCCCAACCGAATATCTCCTGCGGAAGCCACCAATGTAGCATTGGCATCTTTTACTTGGAAGGGTAACCTACAGCCCAGGAGCTGAGCCTGCGACTGTCTAAAAATGAACCGCACAGCAACGGTACTATAAGGGGAAGCAGCTCTCTGCAGCCTTTCTAGCAAACCTCATGTCTGGAGGAAGATTGTACTGATTCACACGTGGTGCTGCAACACAACGAGATGCTCAAAAGGTCCCTCCTCCGAATTCTAGTTCGTTCATGCAATCGATACATTCTCCCTCGAGAATTTATTTTGGGCTCACCTTTCCGCTTTGCTATTCTCAAAGGGCTTTGATTCTCGTGCCTCCAGCTTCCTGGTACGTGGATAAATCCACTCCTACGGTTCCTAGATCTTTGGAAGGCCATGGAAGAGTTACGTCAATGAATCAAAGACCTTGGAACTCGATCACTATTCGCAAGCATGGCATATGGATGGCAACTGGACTTATTTTTAGATCTTTGGAAACTGCTATGTAGATCCGCCATCATCACTGTGATATTTTTGTCTTCATGCATATTGTTTTTAGAAGTTATCTgttggccatagaatcatagaattggaagggacctcatgagtcatccagcccaaccccctgcactatgcaagacactcacatccctatcgctcgtctactgtaacctgcgacccccttgtgccttcacagaatcagcctctcagaatCTGCAGTTAGACTCCTAGGCAGCCCATTGACCCAAAGGTCCCCGGCACCATACAGTCTACAATCATCTGGGGAAGACACTACAGGGACTTTCGCCTGCAAGCCCCTTTTGCTGCCCTTCTGTCTTGAGAAGCCGACATGCATCTtatctgaatcatagagttggaaggggccatacaggccatctagtccaaccccctgctcaacctaAGCCATGATCCAAATCCTCCCCACCATCACCCTCCCTGGTAGTGGAACTTTAAAGACTCCCTCGCACACAACTCACAGGATGAAGAGGTCCTCTTCACAAGAGCTGCAGTCCCCGTCCACTTCCTGGGAGTACATCAGCATCTGCCTGAAAGAACGACACCTCCATGGCTTTGGTGTTCAATGTTCAGGAACAGCCCTCCTTGCGCTTTTCAGAAGCTATTTTGCGTGTGGCCTTCACCACGGGAGCCCCCTGACTGCCCTTACGTCTCAACTCTCCATCTGGTGGACCATCCAGCACAGCACAGAAGTATCACTTTGACAAACAGGGACCTGGTGgctgcctacagcaggggtagtcaaactgtggccctccagatgtccatggcaggggctcatgggaattgtagtccatggacatctggagggccgcagtttgactacccctggcctaaaggtaaaggtaaaggtatcccctgtgcaagcaccgagtcatgtctgacccttggggtgatgccctctggcgttttcttggcagactcaatacagggtggtttgccagtgccttccccagtcattaccttgtttaccccccagcaagctgggtactcattttaccgacctcggaaggatggaaggctgagtcaaccttgagccggctgctgggatcgaacttccagcttCATACAGTTACAGAATTCTTGTCCACATTTGCAAAATGCCCAGGAGGCATTCAGGTGGTACTTGTGAGGGCAGAATAAAGGGACTGGGagacagagggggggaaatgcttcGGTTAACCATACGCAGAGCTACTGGGGGAGTTTTTGGTGCTACCTCTGATCGTTGAGCCTCCTGTACTTTTCCTTGTCTGCACCGTTGATCTTCAGGAGCGGCTGCAGATGCTCGTGGTGTGTCTTCACATTCTGGTTGTCCACGTAGACATCATAGAGATCCTTCTTCTCCTCAAAGATCTTCTCTGTTGTACCTACAGCAGAGGAGAAGGCAGCTTGTTTGCAGGCCAATTCTAAGCATGACTCAGAAGTCAAACCCAATGggacttaaaaggtaaaggtatcacctgtgcaagcaccaggtcatgtctgaaccttggggtgacgccctctagcgttttcatggcagactcaatacggggtggtttgccagtgccttccccagtcattaccgtttaccccccagcaagctgggtactcattttaccgacctcggaaggatggaaggctgagtcgaccttgagccggctgctgggattgaactcccagcctcatgggcagagcttcagactgcatgtctactgccctaccatcctgcgccacaagaggctcttgggactTACTCCCATGTAATTATCCCATGTACAGGGATACAGCCTGAATTGGGGCAGCCCTGCCTTTTAAGCTTTCATGCAGATAAACCAGAAGTCCTCATCCAAAAGTAAGGCCGCAGGGTTGCTTGTTGTCGGGCCTGCGGTGGGCTAACACAGCCGCCCCTCCGGGATTAGCTAGCAGGGAGTCTGTGAGCAGCAGACAAACATTTGCAAGAGCAGAGCTGCAGAATGCCTGAGATCCCAAAGCAAGCAAATGCACGTCAGCCCTTTCCTACTTACAGGCCACGTATGACATTTCCGTCTCCAGCATCTCGATATCTGCCACGTTGACGTAGAAGAAAGGCTTGGACTCTGGGACGGTCCCACCAATGCCGGGCAGGGAAACATTGGctaggcagcagcagcaataaacTTCAGACAAGGACAAAAAAGATGAGGAAGCTACATAAGGACATTGTTGAAAATCCCAGGACCGCTGAAAACCTGGGCCTGAAGAGCAGCTAGGTTTGCAGTCctgtagcactttagagaccaacaacattGTTTGATTATAAGCTTATGAGAGTCAGAGTTCCCTTCGACAGATACGAGTCAGAACTGAAACATCTGTGACATTATATCCCAgtaagaaagtgtgtgtgtgtgggtggggggggggggtttgcaaagAAGAAACTCATATGCAAAGGTACAGTGCATTTAGTGATTAGGTTGACTGGAACAGAAAAGAAATGCCTGGGGCAGAAAATCAGTATCTGTAGTGCAATAAGAATCTTATGTCCCTATTTAGCACCtttcccgggggaggggggtatttcttgttctgaacttgtgaatgaactCAAATCCAGCAATTTCATATTGTAATCTTCGCTTGAAGCTTCTCTGTTTAAGGATTGCTACTCTGAGATCCACAATCCAATACCTATACATTTCTTCGAATAATAACCAAGTCGTATTTTGAAAGAGGAATGAAAATCGCTTTTCTTGTGTTTACATcacttatatttttattattatttccactGCCCCTCCTTCTCTGGCaccctccctgtcccccccccccccccattctgttcCATACCTCTATAGCAGACCACACCGACCGGAGGAGGTGAGAATATCAAAATCCGTTTGCGAAGGAGAGCGAACTTCCAGAGGGTGAGGATCTGCTCACCAAAGAACTTGATGAACTGAGACATGCAGCCTGCAGGATGTGTGATCTGCATCCAGAGGGGCAATAAAATTGGGAAGTGGGAATTAGCGACAAGACAGGAACAAGATGGATCCAACTGAGGGCAGGGGGCATGGGAATACAACTCTGGTGCCAAAACAGTACCTCCAAGAAGGGAAGGGGCAGTGCACTCGAGCCGAACTCGACCTTGTGAGGGAAATtgttgacaaagagaaatttgTGGGGTTCTTTGGCAGGCCTTGAAAAATTCGATgcagggtttttatttatttatttaagtttatattccaccctttctcGAGTGACTCAGCGCGAAAGCAAGAGAG
Above is a window of Paroedura picta isolate Pp20150507F chromosome 5, Ppicta_v3.0, whole genome shotgun sequence DNA encoding:
- the DENND11 gene encoding DENN domain-containing protein 11, with amino-acid sequence MVEQADDAPLLFWAEGPAVSAPERPEPGGWKGSPWGSGGGQRDSGAAGAAALAGPGGRLQEPDSAQVEEDQIVAVFVVTFDPRTGNMVEWCLPQDIDLEGVEFKSMASGSHKIQSDFIYFRKGLCFGLACFANMPVESEVERGARMKSVGILSPSYTLLYRYMHFLENQVRHQLEMPGHYSHLEAFYDDKKGILPAGKGTPCSQQPIHWLPSIHRYMYPEMKITHPAGCMSQFIKFFGEQILTLWKFALLRKRILIFSPPPVGVVCYRVYCCCCLANVSLPGIGGTVPESKPFFYVNVADIEMLETEMSYVACTTEKIFEEKKDLYDVYVDNQNVKTHHEHLQPLLKINGADKEKYRRLNDQRQMLMYSQEVDGDCSSCEEDLFILFFMEQNNRIFQTLMEVSASQDKTLTADHARGMGLDPQGDRSFLMDLLEVYGIDVMLVIDNPCCT